Within the Dialister hominis genome, the region TTACACTTTGCCATTCTGTTACCGTCCTTATCTTTGTTTACCCCAGTATGGGGCATAAAGTAGATTCATGCAATACCGATTTACACAAACTATTTTACACTCCCTTTCTTTTATGCCGAAAAGCTTTATTTACCGTGCATCTTATTTTAATAAATACTATTGACAAGGAAATCTATACAGAGTACTATAAACACAATCGATTAAAGTCAAACTAGTTTACCATCTAGTTAATTTAATAATCTTATTCATCATGAGTGACGGAGGGACTGGCCCATTGAAGTCACGGCAACCATTCTTAATGAAACGGTGCCAATTCCAGCGAGTAAAATCTCGAAAGATGATGTCACAAGCTTTCATCTTTCGATGAAAGTTTTTTAATTTCAGGGAGGAGACCCCCATGATTGAACTGAAACATATAACTAAAGTATATGACAATAATTACAGGGCACTCGATGATATCAATCTCACTATCAGAGACGGCGAAATTTTTGGAATCATAGGACAGTCCGGTGCCGGAAAATCAACACTCGTCCGCTGCATCAATATGCTTGAACCTCCGTCTTCCGGAGAGGTCATCATCAACGGGAAGGATATGACAAAGCTCAGCAGTTCCGAGCTGCGCAAAGAACGCAAAAACATCGGAATGATCTTCCAGCATTTCAACCTTCTCTCCAACAGAACCGTTGCCCAGAATGTTGCTTTCCCGCTTGAACTTGCCAATGTGCCGAAAGCGGAACAGAAAAAAAGGATTGATGACATCCTTGAACTTGTAGGGCTTACCAGCTACAAGGACAAGTATCCGTCCCAGCTTTCCGGCGGACAGAAGCAGAGAGTCGGCATTGCAAGAGCCGTCGTATCCAACCCCTCTGTACTGCTTTCGGATGAAGCGACAAGCGCACTTGATCCGGAAACTGTAAAATCCATCCTCGAGCTTCTGAAAGACATCAATAAGAAGCTGAATATCACAATCATCATGATTGCTCATCAGATGGAAGTCATCAAGGAAATCTGCGAACGCGTCGCAGTCATCGAACATGGAAAAATCATTGAACAGGGTTCGACTGTCGATCTCTTCACGAATCCCCAGACTGAAACGCTGAAGAAATTTATCGGAACCGTCATGTCCACGGAAGTTCCGGAGCAGTTGTCCCATATGAATATCCATAAAGACAAAGAAAAGGAAGACGATCAGACAATCATCAGCCTTTCCTTCCGCGGGGACGTCACAAACGAGCCGATCATTGCAAACCTGATCCGCAAGTACAACCTGGATGTCAGCATCCTTTATGGATCGATCGATTATATTCAGGACGTATCCTTCGGACGTCTGATCATCATGATCGACGGCCATGAAGATGACATGATCAATGCATTAAGCCATTTGAAATCATTACCAATCACAAGCGAGGTGTTAGGCTATGTCTCCAGTAATCACTAATTTGCTTTTCAAAAGTCTGGCGGAAACATTGTACATGCTTTCCGTTTCAGCCATTATCGCAGCCATTATCGGAATACCGCTTGGCATCCTGCTCGTAGTCACTGAGAAGAACGGAATTCTCGTTTGCCCGGTACTCAATAAGCCGCTGGCATTTGCCATCAACATGGTCCGTTCCATTCCATTCATCATTTTGATGGTTGCCATCATTCCTTTTACAAGAATGGTAGCCGGTACCTCCATCGGTACTACAGCAGCTATTGTTCCTCTGACAATTGCCGCTATTCCATATACGGCAAGAATGGTGGAAACTTCCATCCGTGAAATTCCCTTCGGCCTTATTGAAGCAGCTGAATCCATGGGAGCCTCCCCCTATCAGATCATAAAGAAGGTCCTGATTCCTGAAGCTCTTCCATCGATTATAGAAAACATGACAGTTGTCATCGTATCCCTGATCGGTTCCTCCGCTATGGCAGGCACCATTGGCGGCGGCGGTCTCGGCGACCTTGCCATCCGCTACGGTTATCAGAGATTCCAGGCTGATGTCATGATTGCAACAATCATTGTATTGATCATCATCGTACAGCTTATCCAGTTCATCGGAAGCACATGGTCAAGAAAGACCGACAAACGTTAATCACCGGAATGGATGGAATTATCCGTCAAATCCCATTTCCGGAATTATAAATTCAAAAGAGAAAGGAAGTTTTGCTTATGTTAAAGAAACTGATTATCACCGGCCTTTGCGCACTCTCCGCAGCAGCAGTCATCACCGGCTGCGGTTCCGACGCTAAGCCGGCAGCATCCTCTGCCCAGTCTGCTCCTGCAGAAAAGAAGGAAATTACGGTTGGTGCAACAGCCGGCCCGCACGCTGAGGTTGTTGAAGCAGCTGCCAAAGAAGCTGAAAAGAACGGCCTTAAGGTCAATGTAAAGGAATTCTCTGACTACATTACCCCGGATCAGGCACTTGCTGACGGAGATCTTGATCTTGTAGTTTACCAGCATGAACCATTCCTGAACAACTTCAATAAGCAGCACAACACAAACCTCGTTCCGATTGGAAAAGCCATCCTGATGCGCATGGGCATTTACTCCAACAAGTACAAGGATGTCAAGGATATTCCTGACGGCGCTACCATTTCCATTCCTAACGATTCGACAAATGAAGGACGCGGACTCCAGCTTCTTGAAAAAGCCGGCCTGATCAAGCTCAAGGAAGGCGTAGGCATGAAAGCTACTCCTGCAGACGTTACGGAAAACCCGAAGCATCTGAAATTCAATGAGCTGGAAGCCGCTCAGCTCCCAAGAAGCCTTGACGATGTTGCTGCTTCTGTCATTACAATGAACTATGTCATGAGCGCAGGCCTGTCTCCAAAGGATCAGGGCATCTTCCTTGAATCCAAGGACACCCCGCTTGCTGTCATGATTATTGCTGCCAGAGATAAAGACAAGAATCAGCCTGCTTACAAGAAATTCGTACAGGCTTACCAGTCTGATGCAGTCAAGAAATTCATTGCAGAAAAATATAAAGGAACCATTGAACCAGCCTGGGATTAATGGGTTTACCTCAAAGGATGATGCGCCTGCATCATCCTTTTTTATTGCAGGTCTCCTTTTGCTGTCTTTGACCTATTCATTCATGATATAGTTAATACGTAGACATCTTGCAAGGAGCTCCTTATGAAAATTACAACCTTATTCCCTGCCCTGGGTGTAAAGAACTACAGAGTATTCTGGATTACGCAGTGGATTGCGCTCATCGGTTTCTGGCTGCAGCTGACGACACAGCAGTGGCTCGTATATAAGATGACCGATTCTGCCTTTCTTTTAGGCCTTTTATCTGCATGCCAGTTCACCCCCTCCCTTCTATTCACACTGGGAACGGGGCTTTGGATCGATCATCACAACAAGAGAAAAATACTGATGGGAACACAGTCCCTCTATATGCTGCAGGCACTTCTTTTAGGCCTGCTCCTTCTCTCCGGGCATGAAACGTATGGATGGCTTTTATTCTTTGCCTTTTTTCTGGGAACGATCGATGCCTTCGATATGCCTGCCCGCATGGCTTTCATGCCTGAATTGGTAGGAAAAGAAGCACTTCATAGTGCAGTCAGTTTGAACTCGACCAATTTCAATATCACCAGAATAGTGGGCCCGCTGCTTGCCGCTTTTCTTCTGAACTATCTCTCTTACAGTGATATTTTCTTCCTTAATGCGGTTTCTCTCATCCCTATACTCTTTGCCTATGCCAAAATGAACGTGAATACTCCCGTCATTCAGGAAACCAATAAAAAACCGCTTCATGAAATCCGCGAGGGTATTTCCGAGGCACGAAAGAATCCGATTATTTTCGGCAATCTTCTGGCAGCCGGAATCGTAAGCAGTCTGATCCTGAATATGGGTACTTACGGACCGCTCTTTGCAGACAGGGTACTTCACAAAGGACTTGATGGATTCGGATCCATTCTCTTTGCCGCAGGGGCCGGTTCCATGGCAAGCGGAATACTATCTGCCACATCCAGCACACATTATTCACAGCGGTTCATATTTACTGCAGCCGGCTTATGCGGCCTTCTCCTTATGGCCGTCAGCTACATTTTCTGGACAATCCCAGCGCTTTTCATGTTCGCCCTGCTCGGTTTTGCTACCATTCTCTTCATGGTAAACTGCAATACGGCAATCCAGATGGCATCTCCCCCTGAATACCTGGGAAGAATCATGGGCCTTTATACCTTTGTATTCCTTGGGAGCGCACCATTTGGTTCTCTCCTCGTCAGTGCAATCATTGAGTACATGGGAACCTCTTTAGGACTTGCCATCGTAGGTCTTTTTGAAATCATACTTATACTGCTCACAGCAAAAACTTATTCCAAGCAAAAATAAAAAGGGGCTGTGACAAAATCCACTAAAGTGCTGACTTCTTTTCTCGAACGAAGTTCGGTTTAAGGGTGTCGGAGCTCGCCCCGTAGGGGAGCTGGCGGCGGAGCCGACTGAGGAGGTTCATTTCCTTCGAGCGCAGCGAGGTTGTTTGGTATTCAGACCAAGTCAATGCTTATAAATGTTAGATAATCTTTTAACGGAATATCCCAATTGAAATAGGGCTGTGGCAAAATAATTAACCATTTTGTCACAGCCCTATTTCAATTTACAGATTTTCTGCTTTTTCTAATGCTTTCTCTCCTGCATCAATGACCCTATCCACACTGATTTCAGAAATAGGCACATAATTGCCTGATGCAATCGTTTTATTCACATGCTCGGGTCCCTCAGGCATATCCCATGAAGAAATTGCCTGTGAACAAGGTCCCAATGGATGATGGAACTTTGCATTGCTCGGTCCGAACATGGAAATAGTCGGGATACCGCGGCTGTCTGCTACATACATGGGTCCGCTGTCATTGGTAAAGAAAATGGAGCAATGACCGGCCGCTGCAATAAATTCGCCCATGCTCAGATGGCCTGCCGCAATAACCGCTTTATCCCCGTGTTTCATAGAGGAAATAGCCTTCTGGATCAGCCCCAGCTCTGACTTGACGCCAAAGAAAACCGGAATGAATCCCTTCTCAAAGAAATGATCAGCGACTTTCCCATAATTCTCAGCGGGCCAGTTCTTTTCCGGCGTAGAGCTTCCCACAGAAAATCCGGCCATTTTTGCATTCTGCGGCAATTTCTGCGACTGGAAAAATTCCCTGGCTTTGTCTTCCCAGTCACTGCAGGTATAGGTACGCATTCCGCTGTGAGAAACATCTTTTACACCCAAAAGCTGCAGCACTCTAAGGTATTTGTCGACAGCATGAGAATTATACGTCTCAATCACGATCGGCTGATCCATGAAGAAGTGATCGATACCTGTTCCCTCTTCTCCCGTCCAGTACTTGGGATGCATGGCAAGACCCATCAGCGTAGTCCTTGATGTCCCATGGAGAGCCATCAGGACGTCCGGCTTCAATTTTCCAATTTGCCGCCCGATATTCCAGGTAGCCATAAGCCCCTTATCTTTTCCATTCCTGTCGACAGGAATAATTTCATCGATGTTGGGGTTGTACTTCACGGATTCCTGGAATCTGGAGTCCATGACAAGGACGATCCTGGAGCCTTCTGCTTCTCTTCTCAGCACTTCAAGAAAAGGAGTAATGGAAACCATGTCTCCAAAATACAGCATATACATAATAACAATCGTCTTGTTTTTCAAATCGACACGGCGGGCAGAGTTTTTCATTGCTTTTCCCTTTTTATTTTCTTAATGACTCCTGTTGTTGAATAACCATCGACAAAGGGGAGAATTTCCACAGATCCTGCATATTGCCTTCCGGCAACTTCTTCTGCCTTATAATCCCCGCCTTTGACAAGGATATCCGGTTTCAGATGGGTCAGAAGTTTTTCAGGAGTTTCTTCTCCAAAGACAACGACATCATCAACGCAGCGAAGAGCGGCAAGCATAAAGCTCCTGTCATTTTCACGGTTAACCGGACGGTCTTCCCCTTTGAGCATTTTGACTGAGTCATCGGAATTCAATCCCACAATCAGGTGGTCGCCAAGGGAAGCCGCCTTCTGCAGATAGGTGACATGGCCTCTGTGAAGGATATCGAAACATCCATTGGTAAATACAACGGTCTCTCCTCTTGCTTTCCAGAGATTTACCTTGTTTTCCGCTTCCTTCCACGTCAGAGGGAGGTAATCAAGGCGGACCGGCTCATTATCACGCCATGCATCAAGGACTTCTTTCCTTTCGACCTGATAAGTTCCTACATGTGAAACAGCGATGCCCGCTGCGCGGTTTGCAAGTTCCAATGTCGTTTCCATATCAATGCCAGCGGCTGCACAGGCAGCTGTAACAGCCATGACAGTATCTCCTGCGCCCGAAACATCAAAGACATCCTGCGCAACGGATGCTCTATGAATAGCCCCGCCATCCATAATGCAGGTGATTCCGCGCTCGGATCTTGTTACGAAGAGATATTTCAAGTGGAATTTCTCCCTGATCCTCTTTCCTTCCGCCTCTATGGGAGCGCTTTCATTAGGGATGCTCTTTCCGGCGCAGTCAGAAAGCTCTTTCAGATTAGGCGTGATTCCATAAGCGCCGTCATACTTTTCCCAATCACTGCCCTTAGGATCGACAAGAACAGGAACATTGTATTCATTGGCTTTCTTTATGATTTTCTGAGACAGTATGTCGTCGATCATTCCCTTGCCGTAATCAGAAATGACGACACAGTCCAGTCCCGCTTTTAAAAGCCCGCAAAGCCATTCCATAACGCTTTCGCATTCATCGTCAGTGAGCTTTCTGGTTCTTTCATAATCAAGCCTCATCATCTGCTGGCCTGCGCCCAGAATGCGTATTTTAGCTGTCGTCTGGTAATCATCAGACACAAGAATCCCATTAGAGTCAATTCCTGCATTTTTTAAAAGGTCAAGAAGCATTTTCCCATTCTGGTCATTCCCAACTATGCCGGAAACGAAAACCTGACAACCAAGTGATGCCAGATTGGCCGCTGTATTGGCAGCCCCGCCCGGCACGTTTCTTTCCCCTTTGACCAGATTGACCGGTACAGGCGCTTCAGGAGAGATGCGGTTCACGCTCCCTGTCACGTACTGATCCATCATTACATCACCGATTACGGCTGCCTTTACTTTCAGAATATCTTCACTAAGAAATTTTTCTCCGTCTTGTCTCATGGTTCCCCTGCCAAAATCAAATACAAACTATGTTTCCTATATTATCTCATTGCTCTTTTATGCATTCTTTAATGAGCTTGTCCCAGGAATCCCACACCACTTCCGGTGCATATGGTTTCATTGATTCTCTCGCTCCCGTTCCCAGTTTCCTTCTAAGTTCGCTGTCCTTCATCAAGGATGCCAGTGCTTTTGAGAACGCTTCTGCCCCGTCAGGAACAAGAAATCCATTGACCTGATCCTTGATGAGTTCATTGACGGAAGAGCAGGATGCAAAGCCTACTGCCGGAATTCCAACGCCCATCGATTCAGAAAGCGCCAAAGGGAAACCTTCATGATGGCTTGGGAATGCAAATATATCTGCTTCCTGCCAGACTTTTCCCATATTCTTCGTAGTGCCGCGCAAGTGGACACGGTCCTGCAGTCCATTTTTGGATATGAGGCTTTTCACCATAGTTACATACGCTTTATCGTAAGTATCCCCACAGATGTCCACTTCCCAGTCGGGAAATTCCTGAGCAATTTTCGAAAAGGCTTCTATTAAAATATGCTGCCTCTTCGTCCTGCCTGTCACTCTTCCTACATTGACGATTTTGTGAACTTTCCTTTCCTGTCCGGGATCCACCTCCAAATGCGGGATATTTACAGAATTGGGAATATGCACAAAGCGATCGTAATCCAGGTATTTTTCTGCTTTTTCTATAAATGAAGGCATGAGTACCTGAATGAAGCGGCTTTTTTCAAGAGCCCTTTTTTCTTTCTCCGGTGAATGGAGGAATATTTCATCCGGATCATTGTGAAGCATGGAAATCACGGGAATTTCAGTATCCAGCCCTTCAAGAAGAAGACGGCCTGTCGGTTCCCTGAAGGAAACGATTACATGAGGTTTTGCCAGTTCAAGGACTCTTTTCATCTGAGGCTTTGCCTGGTTAAAAATACTGTAATTCCTGTTTCTTGCAGCTTCCTTGCTAAAAGCGCGGGCAATTTCCCTTGCTGCCTTGGAAAACAAGCCGGCATGAATTTCAGTCATTCCTTCCATTTTGAACAAGTTATAGAGTTTAACGCCCTCAGGAAGAGGATAGAAAGGATCCCCGCTCTTTTCATCAGCCATCACGACAGAAACCGTATATCCTCTGTCTTTCATTGCAGCTGCCATCCTCGATAAGACATGCTCGATGCCGCCGCTGTATCCTACAAATTTATGCAGATCCGCAAGTAAAAGATTCACGGACATACCTCCTCTATTAAGTGATTATTCCTTATGATAATAATTTTTATACCACTTGGCGAATGCGGCAAGTCCCTCCTCCAAGGTGGTCGACGGATGGAATCCGAAATCTTTTTCCAGATCATCAATATCAGCATACGTCTGATACACGTCTCCCATCTGCATGGGCAGGTACTCTTTTTCCGCTTTTCTCCCGATGGCATCTTCCAGAATTTCAATGAATTTCATCAGCCTGACCGGGTGATTGTTGCCGATATTATAAACCTTGAACGGGTCATGCTCTTCGTTGAGCTTCGGCGGATGGTTCAGCATATGGGAAATCCCTTCTACGATATCATCTACATAGGTGAAATCGCGAAGCATATCTCCGTTATTATAAACCTGAATCGTCTCGCCGTTGAAAATCTTATTGGCAAACTTGAAGTAAGCCATATCCGGCCTGCCAAAAGGTCCGTAAACCGTAAAGAAACGAAGCCCGGTAGCAGGAATCCTGTAGAGGTGGGAATACGTATATGCCATAAGCTCGTCAGACTTTTTCGTTGCCGCATAAAGGCTGATTGGGCGGTCCGTCGGGTCATTGACCGAGAATGGAACTTTTTCCTGATTTCCGTAAATCGAAGAACTCGATGCAAAAAGAAGATGCTTTACCGGATAGTGGCGGCAAGCTTCCAGGATGTTGAAGAAACCCACGATGTTGGACTGTATATACGAATCCGGATGATCGATGCTGTAGCGGACTCCGGCCTGTGCGGCAAGATTAACGACAATAGCAGGTTTTATCTCTTCGAAGAGGTGGAATACCATGTCCTTATCGGCCAGGTCTCCCTTTATGAAACGATAGTCCTGTCCTGATTCCTCAAGATCCCTGACACGATCTTCCTTAAGCTTTGGATCATAGTAATCATTCATGTTGTCATATCCGACAACATTGTATCCATCCTTAAGCAGACGTTTGCTTAAATGATATCCAATAAACCCGGCTCCGCCGGTCACAAGAATCGTATCCATAACAATCTCCTATCCTTTATCATTCTATGAACATGCATCGTCCATATTGTTTTATTATACCAAATCCACTGGGTCAAGGTACAAAGGAAATCAGGGATTAATCCCCTCAATTTCCCCAAACTTTGATAGCAGCTTCTGCCATGAGTTCCTGTCCCTTCTCGTTAGGATAAACCCCGTCAACATAATAATCATCGTCAAAGGGAATCACTTTTGAAAAATCAATCACCCGTACGTCAAGGCTCTGTGCCAGTTCCTTTAAGAAGGAAATATACGTCCTGTAATCTTCCTGATTGGCATCATAGGAAAATTCCGACTGCCATCCTGCCTCAACGCTTGCGCGTGTTACCTGAGGCGGGATGGCAATCGTCAGCGGCAGGCTGGCTGCTATATGTGAAATCCCCCTTTCCATATTCTTTTCAAGGGAAGAAAGCCTTATTCTGCACAGCAAATCATTGGTTCCGCCCATGATGAAAATTTCATCCTGACTTCCGGCTCTCTCAAGAAAAAATTCTGCCTTTTGAAGGATATCTGATGACAGGGAGCCGCAGGATCCAAAATTCCTGAACCTGATGCCATGTATTTCCCTGGTAGCAATCTCAAGCCAGTACCTGCCCTTCCTTAGTCCGAACCCTTCAGTCAGGCTGTCACCGAAGCAATTCATGAATAAAGGCGCCTGCCCTTTCCATCGATCTTCCATATTCACTCTTGTGTATAAAAAAGACTGCAGCCCATGAATGAACTGCAGTCTCATTTAAATTACTTGCTTACTGAAATTCCTTTTTTCGGTCTTTTGAAACCATGAATTCGTTCAATAACAACGAAGAGCATCGGTACAATGAAGATCTGGAATACAGTTGCAGAAAGCACGCCGAATACTACAGCAATACCCATTTCAGAACGGGAATTCGAACCTGCACCAGTCGAAAGTGCCAGCGGAATGTTGCCGAGGATGAATGCCAGGGAAGTCATCAGAATCGGGCGCAGACGAATCTGCGATGCTTCGATGGAAGCCTTCATGACATCCATGCCATTATCAACACGGACTTTCGCGTACTCGACGATCAGGATGGCGTTCTTCGCAGCCAGCCCGATGATGGTCAAGAGACCGATCTGGAAGTAAATGTCGTTATATACATGGAATGCCATGGCTGCCAGGCTCGCGCCAAAGAAACCAGTCGGTATCCCGAAGATGACCGTGAATGGAACCTTCCAGCTTTCATAGAGAGCTGCCAAAGACAGGAATACGAAGAGCATGCCGAGCGAGAGGGCATATACTGTCTTACCGCTCGCTTCACGTTCCTGGGCAGAGGATTCGACGAATTCGAAGCCATAACCATTCGGAAGTACCTGATTGGCGGTTTCTTCGAGCGCATCGAGCGCCTGCCCGGAGGAGTATCCATCCTTCTGCTGCCCGCCGACCTTGACGGCCGGGAAGTTGTCGTAACGAGTGATGACGGAGATCGCATTGGATTTCTTCGGAGTGATAAAGGTGGAGATCGGCACCATATTGCCCTTATTGTCGCGAACCGTCAGGAACTTGTTGTCCCCCGGGTTCGTGCGGTACTGGGTATCCGCCTGCGCGACGACCTTGAAGTTACGGCCATAAATGGTGAAATCATTGATCTGGACAGAGCCATAGTAGGCCTGAAGAGCGGTGAAGATATCCCCGACAGCCACACCATTTCGCTGTGCTTTTTCTCGGTCGATATCATAATTGTAGGATGGTGTATCGCTTCGGAAAGTGGTGTAGGCCATCTGGATTTCCGGACGCTGGTTGGCTGCGCCGAGGAATTCTCCGACAACGCGCTGGAATTCTTCATCCGATGCACCGCTCTTGTTCATGATATAAAGGCTGAAGCCACCGGAGGCGCCAAGGCCTGGAATCGGAGGCGGATTCAGCGCCATCAGAGATACCTCCGGATGGGTCGCCCCATATGCCATGGCTTTGCCCATAATGGCATTGATCTGTTCGTTTGGCGCTTTGCGTTCATCCCACGGTTTCAGTTTGATGAAGGAAAGACCCGCATTTGGTTTCTGCCCGCCGGACAAAATATCAAAGCCGGTGACGCCCTGCGACTGTTCGATCGCCGGATCTTTTCCCATATAATCAAGGTAATCGTTGATCGCTGCATTCGTTCTGACATTGACAGAGCCTTCCGGCAAAGAGAATGCCGTGATGAAGAAGCCATTATCTTCCTGCGGAAGAAATGCTGTCGGAAGCTTGAAGAAAATACCGAAAGCTGCGACCGTGATGACGACAAGAACAAGGATCGGAGCAGCGATCGCATGTCCCATCTTCTGCAGGATCGCTCCGTAGATCTCTACCATACGATCGAAACCATCATTGAAGGTATCCCAAAATCGATCGAGGAAGTTTTTCCTATTCTGCTTCTTCGGCGGTTTCAGAAGACCGGCACAAAGAGCCGGAGTCAGAGACAGCGCGACGAAAGCAGAAATCAGGACAGAGACAGCGATGGTGAGAGCAAACTGTTTGTACAGGATACCCATGATCCCGCCCAGAAAAGCGACCGGTACGAAAACCGCAGCCAGAACGAC harbors:
- a CDS encoding multidrug efflux RND transporter permease subunit → MANFFIKRPIFAIVVALVITIAGALCIFSLPIDRYPKITPPQVSVHATYPGADSEVVAQTVAEVIEKNVVGAEGFDNMSSTSNSNGSYSLSVQFLTGTDSDMATIRVQNGVTAADAGLPDTVRSIGVSTKKSSGDMALVVGLLSPNGTYDDVFLKNYFSMNYLDELKSIKGVGNVQEFGSDFAMRIWMDPTKMSQNKITASEVISAVSSQNKQIAAGNISSAPVDQNASFQYIITAKGRLVTEKEFGDIVLRTNDDGSMLRLKDVARIELGAKDYSFISRAAGQESAILAFSLTDDANALETLGAIKEKLKEDAKSFPDDMTYVICADNTDFIYASIKEVMHTFVEALLIVALIVYIFLQNWRSTLIPMIAVPVSLFGTFASFLLLGFTINTLTLFAMVLAIGLVVDDAIVVIEAVEYEMRYNNMGPKEATVAAMQKVQSPVIGVAVVLAAVFVPVAFLGGIMGILYKQFALTIAVSVLISAFVALSLTPALCAGLLKPPKKQNRKNFLDRFWDTFNDGFDRMVEIYGAILQKMGHAIAAPILVLVVITVAAFGIFFKLPTAFLPQEDNGFFITAFSLPEGSVNVRTNAAINDYLDYMGKDPAIEQSQGVTGFDILSGGQKPNAGLSFIKLKPWDERKAPNEQINAIMGKAMAYGATHPEVSLMALNPPPIPGLGASGGFSLYIMNKSGASDEEFQRVVGEFLGAANQRPEIQMAYTTFRSDTPSYNYDIDREKAQRNGVAVGDIFTALQAYYGSVQINDFTIYGRNFKVVAQADTQYRTNPGDNKFLTVRDNKGNMVPISTFITPKKSNAISVITRYDNFPAVKVGGQQKDGYSSGQALDALEETANQVLPNGYGFEFVESSAQEREASGKTVYALSLGMLFVFLSLAALYESWKVPFTVIFGIPTGFFGASLAAMAFHVYNDIYFQIGLLTIIGLAAKNAILIVEYAKVRVDNGMDVMKASIEASQIRLRPILMTSLAFILGNIPLALSTGAGSNSRSEMGIAVVFGVLSATVFQIFIVPMLFVVIERIHGFKRPKKGISVSK